A DNA window from Streptomyces bacillaris contains the following coding sequences:
- a CDS encoding IS256 family transposase: MLSVVTDDGSTQSGSLIDEIVREGARRMLAAALEAEVYQYIAELAAETDEHGRRLVVRNGHHRPRTVVTAAGPVAVTAPRVNDRRVDEVTGERKRFSSKILAPWCRKSPKISEVLPLLYLHGLSSGDFVPALEQFLGGTAGLSPATVTRLTKQWTDDHAAFQDRDLSDRDFVYVWADGVHPKVRLGQAHSCVLVLLGVRLDGTKELVALAEGLRESTESWADLLRDCRRRGMRDPELVVGDGAMGLWRALAEVFPAARQQRCWVHKSRNVTNCLPKSTQPGATKAMQEIYNAEDRAHAEKAIEGFARTYGTKWPKAIAKITDDRDELLAFYDFPAEHWVHLRTTNPIESTFSTVKLRTKVTRGAGSPAAALAMVFKLVESAQARWRAITGAHLVPLVRAGARFENGLLVERTETRAA, translated from the coding sequence GTGCTCAGCGTAGTGACCGACGACGGCTCCACACAGTCCGGCTCCCTGATCGACGAGATCGTGCGGGAAGGTGCCCGCCGGATGCTGGCCGCCGCCCTGGAGGCGGAAGTCTACCAATACATAGCCGAGTTGGCGGCCGAGACCGACGAGCACGGGCGGCGCTTGGTCGTCCGCAACGGCCACCACCGGCCCCGCACCGTAGTCACCGCGGCCGGCCCGGTCGCGGTCACCGCGCCGCGCGTCAACGACCGTCGCGTCGACGAGGTCACCGGCGAGCGCAAGCGGTTCTCCTCCAAGATCCTGGCTCCTTGGTGCCGCAAGTCGCCGAAGATCTCGGAGGTGCTGCCGCTGCTCTACCTGCACGGGTTGTCGTCCGGGGACTTCGTGCCGGCGCTGGAGCAGTTCCTCGGCGGCACGGCCGGCCTGTCGCCCGCGACCGTGACCCGGCTGACGAAGCAGTGGACTGACGACCACGCCGCCTTCCAAGACCGGGACCTGTCCGACCGCGACTTCGTCTACGTGTGGGCCGACGGCGTGCACCCGAAGGTGCGGCTCGGTCAGGCGCACTCGTGCGTCCTGGTCCTGCTCGGTGTCCGTCTGGACGGCACCAAGGAACTGGTCGCCCTGGCCGAGGGACTGCGGGAGTCCACTGAGTCCTGGGCAGACTTGCTGCGGGACTGCCGCAGGCGCGGAATGCGCGACCCGGAGCTGGTCGTCGGCGATGGCGCCATGGGCCTTTGGCGGGCTCTCGCCGAGGTGTTCCCGGCCGCGAGGCAGCAGAGATGCTGGGTTCACAAATCCCGCAACGTCACCAACTGCCTGCCCAAGTCCACGCAGCCGGGTGCGACGAAGGCGATGCAGGAGATCTACAACGCAGAGGACCGCGCCCACGCGGAGAAGGCAATCGAGGGGTTCGCCCGCACCTACGGCACGAAGTGGCCCAAGGCCATTGCGAAGATCACCGACGACCGGGACGAGCTACTGGCGTTCTATGACTTCCCGGCCGAGCACTGGGTCCACCTGCGGACCACGAATCCCATCGAGTCGACGTTCTCCACGGTCAAGCTGCGGACGAAGGTCACTCGTGGCGCCGGCAGCCCGGCCGCGGCCCTGGCCATGGTGTTCAAGCTCGTCGAGTCCGCGCAGGCCCGCTGGCGCGCGATCACCGGAGCCCATCTGGTCCCGCTCGTTCGAGCCGGAGCCCGCTTCGAGAACGGCCTGCTGGTCGAACGCACCGAGACCCGCGCGGCATGA
- a CDS encoding DNA polymerase Y family protein: protein MNTTRSRPRAILRLHFHPAERSEELYGQLLTVVDGISSRVEPLPADWSAYADLTGALTYWGRDAEGLVAVLRLRLLALHGVACSAGAGPTRSIAAIAADTTPPGAATVVRDDPYEVAAFLRTKPASALPGIGPKTARTLARYGINTVGDIADTQLPTLQRVLGTTAARLAHDRARGIDERPVVPGAAPRSMSASRRFDRDELDPDQHHRAVLGLVQDLGGRLRTSGEIAQALTLTVTYADGTQTARSRSLAEPTAHTPALAAAARALLTGFGLQRARVRTIALRAERLRPAEDTVHQLTLDAQDDKLRRLETALDKAATRYGTGVAGAASTFPRAG, encoded by the coding sequence ATGAACACCACCAGGTCGCGGCCGCGCGCGATCCTGCGCCTCCACTTCCACCCCGCCGAACGGAGCGAAGAGCTGTACGGGCAGCTGCTCACGGTCGTCGACGGCATCAGCTCCCGCGTCGAGCCCCTGCCCGCCGACTGGTCCGCGTACGCCGACCTCACCGGCGCCCTCACGTACTGGGGCCGCGACGCCGAGGGCCTGGTCGCCGTACTCCGGCTGCGCCTGCTCGCCCTCCACGGCGTTGCGTGCTCCGCCGGCGCCGGACCCACCCGCTCGATCGCAGCCATAGCCGCCGACACCACCCCGCCGGGGGCAGCCACCGTGGTACGGGACGACCCGTACGAGGTCGCCGCGTTCCTGCGCACGAAGCCGGCCTCCGCCCTGCCCGGCATCGGGCCCAAGACCGCCCGCACCCTGGCCCGCTACGGGATCAACACCGTTGGCGACATCGCCGACACCCAGCTCCCCACCCTCCAGCGCGTCCTCGGGACCACCGCGGCCCGTCTGGCCCACGACCGCGCCCGCGGTATCGACGAGCGCCCCGTCGTCCCCGGTGCCGCGCCCAGGTCGATGAGCGCGAGCCGCCGTTTCGACCGCGACGAGCTCGACCCCGACCAGCATCACCGCGCGGTTCTCGGCCTGGTTCAGGACCTCGGCGGTCGGCTCCGTACAAGCGGGGAGATCGCCCAGGCGCTCACGCTCACCGTCACCTACGCCGACGGCACCCAGACCGCCCGCAGCCGCAGCCTCGCCGAACCCACTGCGCACACCCCCGCGTTGGCGGCCGCCGCCCGCGCCCTCCTCACTGGCTTCGGACTCCAGCGCGCCCGCGTCCGCACCATCGCCCTGCGCGCAGAACGCCTCCGGCCCGCCGAGGACACCGTCCACCAGCTCACCCTCGACGCCCAAGACGACAAGCTCCGCCGCCTCGAAACCGCTCTCGATAAAGCCGCGACCCGCTACGGAACCGGTGTCGCCGGAGCCGCCTCGACATTCCCCCGGGCCGGGTAG
- the asnB gene encoding asparagine synthase (glutamine-hydrolyzing), with protein MCGTAGWVSFDPEAPVTAPVADAMTATMACRGPDAHGLWLGRTVALGHRRLSVIDPAGGSQPMVFEENGTPAVAISYTGEVFNYRELRRQLQVRGHGFRTGSDTEVVLHAYLEWGEDFTEHLNGMYAFALWDARTEELLLVRDRLGIKPLYYHPLPGGGVLFGSEPKAILAHPSVRPAIDTEGFAELLGFTKTPGHAVYKGMYELRPGHTLRVGRGGHTLRRYWAVESHEHTDDLDTTIGRVRELLEDIVARQLVADVPVGTLLSGGLDSSIITALAARHRAAQGAPPIRSFALDFDGHGDGFRADDWRGTPDAPFAELLARHVGSDHRTVTLSPGQLLAPEAREPIMRARDLPFDLGDGDTSLYLLFQEVRRDCTVALSGEAADEVFGGYRWFNHPDTVTADTFPWLAPPFGTGISGPGSGPGESLIDPALLAKIDLPGYRAQRYHEALAEVPRLAGESATDRRMREIGYLHLTRFLPWMLDRKDRASMAVGLEVRVPFCDHRLVSYVFNTPWAMKSFDGREKSLLRAATRDLLPAEIADRVKAPYPTSRDRRYLEGLRTALKRATEGPDAPVRELLDESALAAATAEDPQPGYRTGTELVLALDFWLRGQNVGLAVDLEL; from the coding sequence ATGTGCGGAACAGCAGGATGGGTCTCCTTCGACCCGGAAGCCCCCGTCACGGCCCCGGTGGCCGACGCGATGACCGCGACCATGGCCTGCCGGGGGCCGGACGCGCACGGCCTCTGGCTCGGCCGGACCGTCGCCCTCGGCCACCGCCGGCTCTCCGTCATCGACCCGGCGGGTGGCAGCCAGCCGATGGTCTTCGAGGAGAACGGCACGCCGGCCGTCGCCATCAGCTACACCGGCGAGGTCTTCAACTATCGCGAGCTGCGACGGCAGTTGCAGGTCCGCGGGCACGGCTTCCGTACCGGGAGCGACACCGAGGTCGTCCTGCACGCCTACCTGGAGTGGGGCGAGGACTTCACCGAGCACCTCAACGGCATGTACGCCTTCGCGCTGTGGGACGCCCGCACCGAGGAACTCCTGCTGGTCCGCGACCGCTTGGGCATCAAGCCGCTCTACTACCACCCGCTCCCCGGCGGCGGCGTGCTGTTCGGCTCCGAGCCCAAGGCGATCCTGGCCCATCCCTCGGTACGGCCCGCGATCGACACCGAAGGTTTCGCTGAACTGCTCGGCTTCACCAAGACCCCCGGCCACGCCGTCTACAAGGGCATGTACGAGCTGCGCCCCGGCCATACCCTGCGCGTCGGGCGCGGCGGCCATACCCTGCGCCGCTACTGGGCGGTGGAGTCCCACGAGCACACCGACGACCTGGACACGACCATCGGCCGGGTCCGTGAGCTGCTGGAGGACATCGTCGCCCGGCAGCTGGTGGCCGACGTCCCGGTGGGCACGCTGCTCTCCGGCGGACTGGACTCCAGCATCATCACCGCCCTCGCCGCCCGCCACCGGGCCGCCCAGGGAGCCCCGCCGATCCGGTCCTTCGCCCTCGACTTCGACGGCCACGGCGACGGCTTCCGGGCCGACGACTGGCGCGGCACCCCCGACGCGCCCTTCGCTGAACTGCTCGCCCGGCACGTCGGCTCCGACCACCGGACCGTCACCCTTTCCCCCGGACAGCTCCTTGCCCCGGAGGCCCGGGAGCCCATCATGCGCGCCCGCGACCTGCCCTTCGACCTCGGAGACGGCGACACCTCGCTCTACCTGCTCTTCCAGGAGGTCCGGCGGGACTGCACGGTCGCGCTGTCCGGCGAGGCGGCCGACGAGGTGTTCGGCGGCTACCGCTGGTTCAACCACCCCGACACCGTCACCGCCGACACCTTCCCCTGGCTGGCGCCACCGTTCGGCACCGGCATCTCCGGCCCCGGCAGCGGACCCGGCGAATCCCTGATCGACCCCGCCCTGCTGGCCAAGATCGACCTCCCGGGCTACCGGGCCCAGCGCTACCACGAGGCGCTCGCCGAAGTCCCGCGCCTGGCCGGGGAGTCCGCCACCGACCGGCGGATGCGCGAGATCGGCTATCTCCACCTCACCCGGTTCCTGCCCTGGATGCTGGACCGCAAGGACCGGGCCAGCATGGCCGTCGGCCTGGAGGTCCGTGTGCCGTTCTGCGACCACCGGCTGGTGAGTTACGTCTTCAACACCCCGTGGGCGATGAAGTCGTTCGACGGCCGCGAGAAGAGTCTCCTGCGCGCCGCCACCCGCGACCTGCTCCCCGCGGAGATCGCCGACCGGGTGAAGGCCCCGTACCCGACCAGCCGGGACCGACGCTACCTCGAGGGCCTGCGGACCGCACTCAAGCGTGCTACCGAGGGCCCGGACGCCCCGGTACGCGAACTGCTGGACGAGTCCGCGCTCGCCGCCGCCACCGCCGAGGACCCGCAGCCCGGCTACCGCACCGGGACCGAACTGGTCCTGGCCCTCGACTTCTGGCTGCGGGGCCAGAACGTCGGTCTAGCCGTCGACCTGGAGCTCTGA
- a CDS encoding MFS transporter: MTTLHDPNEPDTAAPPLLRRTGPVLLVLLSAMFFAQFDFFVVNVAAPSLESSINADPAALELIVGGYAFAYAGGMITAGRLGDRYGHRLLFIIGTLAFGFTSLLCGLAVTPGQLIAARLAQGLAGAVMVPPVLAVITAYFPNEKKGKAMAWYGAAAGLGSIAGQVLGGALISADFAGLGWRTIFLINVPFCLVIAFAALRVLPAHVSRIRAGLDPVGAVGVSFALALLLVPLTMGHVSGWPAWTWVSMALAVPVMVATLRWERALEARGGNPVLVLSLFRSDSFRGGVIAGAAFMLYFGSFMFTLTLLLQSGLKLDPFEAGLMFSPMGVLFTATSMIGGRLTARWGMNALVVSGGVTALGLALLAVPLAVSDSPVGLPWVVFCLCLVGAGNGVVLPALFGAALINVPPQDAGTASGILTTTQQFASAAGVAAIGALFFTVAGNRPTTADWSLAMAWATAASFLLVLVVMWTTWTFKRFSPPPAKRSAAQG, translated from the coding sequence ATGACCACGCTTCACGACCCGAACGAGCCGGACACGGCCGCTCCTCCCCTCCTGCGGCGCACCGGGCCGGTGCTGCTCGTCCTGCTGTCGGCGATGTTCTTCGCCCAGTTCGACTTTTTCGTGGTGAACGTGGCCGCTCCCTCCCTGGAGAGCAGCATCAACGCCGATCCGGCCGCGCTGGAACTCATCGTCGGGGGCTACGCGTTCGCGTACGCGGGAGGGATGATCACCGCCGGGCGGCTGGGCGACCGCTACGGGCACCGGCTGCTGTTCATCATCGGCACGCTCGCCTTCGGGTTCACCTCGCTGCTGTGCGGACTGGCCGTCACCCCCGGGCAGCTGATCGCCGCCCGCCTGGCCCAGGGACTCGCCGGGGCGGTCATGGTGCCGCCCGTGCTGGCCGTCATCACCGCGTACTTCCCCAACGAGAAGAAGGGGAAGGCGATGGCCTGGTACGGCGCCGCCGCCGGCCTGGGGTCCATCGCCGGCCAGGTGCTCGGCGGCGCGCTGATCTCGGCCGACTTCGCCGGACTCGGCTGGCGCACCATCTTCCTGATCAACGTACCGTTCTGCCTGGTCATCGCGTTCGCCGCTCTTCGGGTGCTCCCCGCACACGTCAGCCGGATCCGGGCGGGCCTCGACCCGGTCGGCGCGGTCGGCGTCTCGTTCGCGCTCGCCCTGCTGCTGGTTCCGCTGACCATGGGCCATGTCTCCGGCTGGCCGGCCTGGACCTGGGTCAGCATGGCCCTGGCCGTTCCCGTCATGGTGGCGACGCTGCGGTGGGAGCGGGCGCTGGAGGCCCGCGGCGGCAATCCGGTGCTCGTGCTCTCCCTGTTCCGCAGCGACTCCTTCCGCGGCGGGGTGATCGCGGGCGCGGCGTTCATGCTCTACTTCGGCAGCTTCATGTTCACCCTGACGCTGCTCCTGCAGTCCGGGCTGAAGCTGGACCCGTTCGAGGCCGGACTGATGTTCTCCCCGATGGGCGTGCTGTTCACCGCCACCTCGATGATCGGCGGCCGGCTGACGGCACGCTGGGGCATGAACGCCCTGGTGGTCTCCGGAGGGGTGACCGCGCTCGGACTGGCGCTGCTGGCCGTGCCGCTGGCCGTTTCGGACTCCCCGGTCGGCCTGCCGTGGGTGGTGTTCTGCCTCTGCCTGGTCGGCGCGGGCAACGGTGTCGTGCTGCCCGCCCTGTTCGGCGCCGCGCTCATCAACGTCCCTCCGCAGGACGCCGGGACGGCCTCCGGCATCCTCACCACCACCCAGCAGTTCGCCAGCGCGGCCGGAGTCGCGGCGATCGGCGCGCTGTTCTTCACGGTGGCGGGCAACCGGCCCACCACGGCCGACTGGTCCCTCGCGATGGCCTGGGCGACCGCCGCGAGTTTCCTGCTCGTCCTCGTCGTGATGTGGACGACCTGGACGTTCAAGCGTTTCAGCCCGCCTCCGGCCAAGCGGTCCGCCGCACAGGGCTGA
- a CDS encoding helix-turn-helix domain-containing protein: protein MSHAMRRASELALDETTVTALRAALKTTADEVVQAIIDEVPSYANALSGRMGATIRRAVRTALGYYLDLASGNATGGDGGDAAYELGRGEVRDGRSMDALLSAYRVGARVAWRCLAAGAVSAGLPAAEVAKFAELTFAYIDELSAASAAGHADELAAQGRAHERHLEHLARELLASVSPDVLLASAQRAEWQTPVSLTAVLLPAAQARPAYRTLDPSTLVLDDLPDATGVLLVPDADRSHLLRQLTDRTAVVGPARPWARASASYARAARARSLHPGIRDTEEHLPELVLSADMDALADLRARALAPLRSLPVATARRLEDTLRAWLLHQGRREEVAAALFVHPQTVRYRMSQLRELFPDLTSPHRALELMLAVGLRGT from the coding sequence GTGAGCCATGCCATGCGAAGGGCCAGTGAACTGGCCCTCGACGAGACGACGGTCACCGCGCTTCGGGCCGCGCTGAAGACCACCGCGGACGAGGTCGTCCAGGCGATCATCGACGAGGTCCCTTCCTACGCCAATGCCCTCTCGGGCCGTATGGGCGCCACCATCCGCCGAGCCGTCCGCACCGCCCTGGGGTACTACCTGGACCTCGCGAGCGGGAACGCCACCGGCGGCGACGGCGGTGACGCAGCCTACGAGCTGGGCCGCGGCGAGGTCCGCGACGGCCGTTCGATGGACGCCCTGCTCAGCGCCTATCGCGTCGGCGCCCGCGTGGCCTGGCGATGCCTGGCGGCGGGTGCCGTCTCCGCAGGTCTGCCCGCCGCCGAGGTCGCCAAGTTCGCCGAGCTGACCTTCGCCTACATCGACGAGCTCTCCGCCGCGAGCGCCGCGGGCCACGCTGACGAGCTTGCCGCCCAGGGCCGGGCCCACGAGCGCCACCTGGAACACCTGGCCCGCGAGCTCCTCGCCAGCGTGAGCCCGGACGTGCTGCTGGCCTCTGCGCAACGGGCCGAGTGGCAGACCCCGGTCTCGCTCACCGCGGTCCTCCTGCCCGCCGCGCAGGCCCGGCCTGCCTACCGCACGCTCGATCCGAGCACCCTCGTCCTCGACGACCTGCCGGACGCCACCGGTGTGCTGCTCGTCCCCGATGCCGACCGGTCGCACCTCCTGCGGCAGCTCACCGACCGCACCGCCGTGGTCGGCCCGGCGCGGCCCTGGGCTCGCGCGTCCGCCTCGTACGCACGAGCCGCACGCGCGCGCTCCCTTCACCCCGGCATCCGCGACACCGAGGAGCACCTGCCCGAGCTGGTACTGAGCGCCGACATGGACGCGCTCGCGGACCTGCGGGCCCGAGCCCTCGCACCGCTGCGGTCGCTGCCGGTCGCGACCGCACGGCGGCTGGAGGACACGCTGCGGGCGTGGCTGCTGCACCAAGGCAGGCGGGAGGAGGTGGCGGCGGCGCTGTTCGTCCATCCCCAGACGGTCCGGTACCGGATGTCGCAGCTGCGGGAGCTGTTCCCGGACCTCACATCGCCGCACCGGGCCCTCGAACTGATGCTCGCGGTCGGTCTACGGGGCACCTGA
- a CDS encoding fatty acid desaturase family protein has translation MTAIDPTAHLTADQIEELGRELDAIRDEVIAGRGEKDAAYIRRVISAQRKLELVSRGVLLFSIFPPAWLIGTAGLSVAKIMDNMEIGHNVLHGQWDWMRDPKIHSTTWEWDHVSPSDQWKHSHNELHHTYTNVIGKDNDLGYGIMRVDEDQKWHPFHLGQPLWNFINACFFEYGIAAYDLELGRSLNKRRRKNPEFRARAKAVGRKIRKQVLKDYVIHPLLSGPSFLPTLAATFTANLVRNLWSHSVIMCGHFPEGVQVFERRSIKGETRGQWYLRQMMGSANISGSKAMHFMTGNLSHQIEHHLFPDLPSNRYAEVAVKVRALFEKYELEYVTGPLPRQVFSAWRKVFRLSLPNRKPKVDTPDRREQELVAA, from the coding sequence TTGACCGCCATCGACCCCACCGCCCACCTGACCGCGGACCAGATCGAGGAGCTCGGCCGCGAACTGGACGCGATCCGCGACGAGGTGATCGCCGGCCGCGGCGAGAAGGACGCCGCCTACATCCGCCGGGTCATCTCGGCGCAGCGCAAGCTGGAGCTGGTCAGCAGGGGGGTGCTGCTGTTCTCGATCTTCCCGCCCGCGTGGCTGATCGGCACCGCCGGGCTGTCCGTGGCGAAGATCATGGACAACATGGAGATCGGCCACAACGTCCTGCACGGCCAGTGGGACTGGATGCGGGACCCGAAGATCCACTCCACCACCTGGGAATGGGATCACGTCTCGCCCTCCGATCAGTGGAAGCACTCGCACAACGAGCTGCACCACACGTACACCAACGTGATCGGCAAGGACAACGACCTCGGCTACGGCATCATGCGCGTCGACGAGGACCAGAAGTGGCACCCCTTCCACCTCGGCCAGCCGCTGTGGAACTTCATCAACGCTTGCTTCTTCGAGTACGGCATCGCCGCGTACGACCTGGAGCTCGGCAGGAGCCTGAACAAGCGCCGCCGCAAGAACCCGGAGTTCCGTGCGCGGGCCAAGGCCGTGGGTCGCAAGATCCGCAAGCAGGTGCTGAAGGACTACGTGATCCACCCGCTGCTGTCGGGCCCGTCGTTCCTCCCCACGCTGGCCGCCACGTTCACCGCGAACCTGGTCCGCAACCTCTGGTCCCACTCGGTGATCATGTGCGGGCACTTCCCCGAGGGCGTACAGGTCTTCGAGCGCCGGTCGATCAAGGGCGAGACGCGCGGCCAGTGGTACCTGCGCCAGATGATGGGCTCGGCGAACATCAGCGGCAGTAAGGCCATGCACTTCATGACCGGCAACCTGTCGCACCAGATCGAACACCACCTGTTCCCTGACCTGCCGAGCAACCGGTACGCCGAGGTCGCGGTGAAGGTGCGCGCGCTGTTCGAGAAGTACGAGCTGGAGTACGTCACCGGACCGCTGCCCCGGCAGGTGTTCTCCGCGTGGCGCAAGGTCTTCCGGCTCTCGCTGCCGAACAGGAAGCCCAAGGTCGACACGCCGGACCGCCGCGAGCAGGAGCTCGTCGCGGCCTGA
- a CDS encoding IS256 family transposase, with product MGAPARAVDDRLIDELVSRAQAEGLQLTGEGGLLQQLTKRLLESALEGEITDHLGYDKHDPAGRNGGNCRNGNRAKTVLTDVGPVEISVPRDRDGSFEPKIVKKRQKRLTGVDEMVISLSAKGLTTGEVQAHLAEVYGAEVSRQTISTITDKVLDGMAEWQNRPLDAVYPVVFIDAIHVKIRDGAVANRPIYVALAVSTEGRREILGLWAGDGGEGAKHWMHILTEIKNRGVNDVLMLVCDGLKGLPDAVETVWPRTTGQTCVVHLLRNSFRYAARQDWDKIAKLLKPVCTAATEEAALERLAEFVDAWGRKYPAIVRLWENAWEEFTPFLRFDTEIRRIVCTTNAIESVNARIRRAVKARGHFPNETAALKCVYMAIMSLDPTGKGQTRWTMRWKTALNAFDITFDGRLSAARQ from the coding sequence CTGGGTGCGCCGGCGAGGGCGGTGGATGACCGGCTGATCGACGAGCTGGTCTCGCGGGCTCAGGCCGAGGGTCTGCAGCTGACCGGCGAGGGCGGGCTGCTCCAGCAGCTGACGAAGCGGCTGCTGGAGTCCGCCCTGGAAGGCGAGATCACCGATCACCTCGGCTATGACAAGCACGATCCGGCCGGCAGGAACGGCGGTAACTGCCGCAACGGCAACCGCGCGAAGACCGTCCTGACGGACGTCGGACCGGTGGAGATATCCGTGCCCCGCGACCGTGACGGCTCGTTCGAACCGAAGATCGTCAAGAAGCGACAGAAGCGCCTCACCGGCGTGGACGAGATGGTCATCTCCCTGTCCGCGAAGGGCCTGACGACCGGCGAGGTCCAGGCCCACCTCGCGGAGGTCTATGGCGCCGAGGTCTCCCGCCAGACGATCTCCACGATCACCGACAAGGTCCTCGACGGCATGGCCGAATGGCAGAACCGGCCGCTGGACGCCGTCTATCCGGTCGTCTTCATAGACGCAATCCACGTGAAGATCCGCGACGGTGCCGTCGCGAACCGGCCCATCTATGTGGCCCTGGCCGTCAGCACCGAAGGCCGACGCGAGATTCTCGGGCTGTGGGCCGGCGACGGCGGCGAGGGCGCCAAGCACTGGATGCACATCCTCACCGAGATCAAGAACCGTGGCGTGAACGACGTCCTCATGCTCGTCTGCGATGGTCTGAAGGGCCTGCCCGACGCGGTCGAGACCGTCTGGCCCCGCACCACTGGCCAGACCTGCGTGGTCCACCTGCTGCGGAACTCCTTCCGCTATGCGGCCCGCCAGGACTGGGACAAGATCGCCAAACTCCTCAAGCCCGTCTGCACCGCGGCGACTGAAGAGGCTGCCCTGGAGCGGCTCGCCGAGTTCGTCGACGCCTGGGGCCGCAAGTATCCGGCGATCGTGAGGCTCTGGGAGAACGCCTGGGAAGAGTTCACCCCGTTCCTTCGGTTCGACACCGAGATCCGCCGCATCGTCTGCACCACGAACGCGATCGAGTCCGTGAACGCCCGCATCCGACGTGCGGTCAAGGCCCGCGGACACTTCCCCAACGAGACCGCCGCCCTGAAGTGCGTCTACATGGCCATCATGTCCCTCGACCCCACCGGCAAGGGACAAACCCGCTGGACCATGCGCTGGAAGACCGCCCTGAACGCCTTCGACATCACCTTCGACGGCCGCCTCTCCGCAGCACGCCAATAG
- a CDS encoding ferredoxin reductase, with protein MVTTPLLPSDYLDLISPLRAGADLRGRIEAVHPETDDAATVVIRPGRGWRGHTAGQYVRIGVDVDGVRLWRAYSLTSPANRVDGRVTITVKAIPGGKVSNHLVRRAGPGTLIQLDQPTGDFVLPRAEPAKVLFLTAGSGITPIMGMLRDTDFDDVVMVHCAPRPQDVIFRGELHDLVAAGKLRLTEVHTDADGMLDIARFDELVPDWAERETWACGPAGLLDAAEEHWTEHGVPEHLHTERFRPSVVVAGDGGEVTFSATGKTIDADGATPLLDIGEEAGVLMPSGCRMGICFGCVTPLKAGAVRDLRTGEITEAEPGVLIQTCVSAAAGPCDIER; from the coding sequence ATGGTCACGACGCCGCTGCTGCCGTCGGACTACCTCGACCTGATCAGCCCGCTGCGGGCGGGTGCCGACCTGCGCGGGCGCATCGAGGCCGTGCACCCCGAGACCGATGACGCCGCGACTGTCGTGATCAGGCCCGGACGGGGCTGGCGCGGCCACACGGCTGGCCAGTACGTGCGGATCGGGGTCGACGTCGACGGAGTGCGCCTGTGGCGTGCCTACTCCCTCACCTCGCCGGCGAACCGCGTGGACGGCCGCGTCACGATCACCGTGAAGGCGATCCCGGGCGGCAAGGTCAGCAATCACCTGGTCCGCAGGGCGGGACCGGGCACGCTGATCCAGCTCGACCAGCCGACCGGTGACTTCGTGCTGCCGCGGGCCGAGCCCGCCAAGGTGCTGTTCCTGACGGCTGGCAGCGGCATCACTCCCATCATGGGCATGCTGCGCGACACCGACTTCGACGACGTCGTCATGGTCCACTGCGCGCCGCGGCCGCAGGACGTGATCTTCCGCGGAGAACTGCACGACCTGGTCGCGGCCGGGAAGCTTCGGCTCACCGAGGTGCACACCGACGCGGACGGCATGCTCGACATCGCCCGGTTCGACGAACTCGTGCCCGACTGGGCCGAGCGCGAGACCTGGGCTTGCGGGCCCGCGGGCCTGCTCGACGCCGCCGAAGAGCACTGGACCGAGCACGGCGTACCAGAGCACCTGCACACCGAACGCTTCCGCCCCAGCGTCGTCGTCGCCGGCGACGGCGGCGAGGTCACGTTCAGCGCCACCGGCAAGACCATCGACGCTGACGGCGCCACGCCATTGCTGGACATCGGCGAGGAGGCCGGCGTGCTCATGCCCTCCGGGTGCCGCATGGGCATCTGCTTCGGCTGCGTCACGCCGCTCAAGGCCGGCGCCGTCCGCGACCTGCGCACCGGTGAGATCACCGAGGCCGAGCCGGGCGTCCTCATCCAGACCTGCGTGTCCGCCGCGGCGGGCCCCTGCGACATCGAACGGTAG
- a CDS encoding transposase, translating into MRDRLDGMWRDEDFADWYPRDGRPGFSPAQLATVCVLQFLLGLSDRQADEAVRCRIDFKYAMAMELDDPGFHHSVLADFRDRLAEDGRADRLLDLVLARLKEAGLVRERAWLWPPSVYGKKRPAALAERVSRHRPGPGGHACGTRRQGASETVIGPTTAIRPAGVPSSAVRRGRASPRSGR; encoded by the coding sequence GTGCGTGACCGGCTGGACGGGATGTGGCGCGACGAGGACTTCGCCGACTGGTATCCCAGGGACGGACGGCCGGGTTTCTCGCCCGCTCAACTGGCCACCGTCTGCGTACTGCAGTTCCTTCTCGGCCTGTCGGACCGGCAGGCCGACGAGGCGGTCCGCTGCCGCATCGACTTCAAGTACGCGATGGCCATGGAACTGGACGATCCAGGCTTCCACCACAGTGTGCTGGCCGACTTCCGCGATCGTCTCGCCGAGGATGGCCGTGCCGACCGTCTTCTCGACCTCGTGCTGGCCCGCCTGAAGGAGGCCGGACTGGTGCGCGAGCGAGCCTGGCTCTGGCCGCCGTCGGTGTACGGCAAGAAAAGGCCGGCCGCGCTCGCCGAGCGGGTCTCCCGGCATCGACCAGGGCCAGGAGGGCACGCCTGCGGCACGAGGCGGCAAGGGGCATCCGAGACCGTGATCGGCCCGACGACTGCTATCCGGCCGGCTGGAGTGCCCAGTAGTGCGGTTCGACGGGGGCGTGCCTCACCACGATCCGGCCGTTGA